One region of Glycine max cultivar Williams 82 chromosome 9, Glycine_max_v4.0, whole genome shotgun sequence genomic DNA includes:
- the LOC100787332 gene encoding mitochondrial carnitine/acylcarnitine carrier-like protein isoform X1, whose translation MGDVAKDLTAGTVGGAAQLIVGHPFDTIKVKLQSQPTPLPGQFPRYSGAIDAVKQTVAAEGPRGLYKGMGAPLATVAAFNAALFTVRGQMEALLMSHPGATLTINQQVVCGAGAGVAVSFLACPTELIKCRLQAQSVLAGTGTAAVAVKYGGPMDVARQVLRSEGGVKGLFKGLVPTMAREVPGNAAMFGVYEALKRLLAGGTDTSGLGRGSLMLSGGLAGAAFWLAVYPTDVVKSVIQVDDYKNPKFSGSIDAFRRISASEGIKGLYKGFGPAMARSVPANAACFLAYEMTRSALG comes from the exons ATGGGAGATGTGGCAAAGGACCTAACAGCTGGGACTGTTGGAGGGGCAGCACAATTGATAGTTGGACACCCATTTGACACCATCAAGGTCAAGCTCCAAAGCCAGCCAACACCACTCCCCGGCCAGTTTCCCAGGTATTCTGGTGCAATTGATGCTGTCAAGCAGACAGTGGCAGCTGAAGGGCCAAGAGGTTTATACAAGGGTATGGGAGCCCCACTTGCCACAGTAGCTGCCTTCAATGCTGCCCTGTTTACAGTTAGGGGACAAATGGAAGCATTACTGATGTCACATCCTGGTGCTACCCTCACAATAAATCAGCAGGTTGTTTGTGGAGCTGGAGCTGGAGTTGCTGTTTCTTTCCTAGCTTGCCCAACTGAATTGATCAAATGCAG ATTACAGGCACAAAGTGTGCTAGCTGGTACTGGAACAGCTGCAGTGGCAGTGAAATATGGGGGACCTATGGATGTGGCCAGGCAAGTTCTCAGGTCAGAAGGGGGCGTAAAAGGTCTTTTCAAGGGCTTGGTTCCCACCATGGCACGTGAAGTACCTGGAAATGCTGCAATGTTTGGTGTATATGAAGCATTAAAGAGATTACTTGCCGGTGGCACTGATACCTCAGGACTGGGTAGAGGTTCTCTGATGCTTTCTGGAGGCTTGGCTGGAGCTGCTTTCTGGCTCGCAGTTTACCCAACTGATGTCGTTAAGAGTGTGATTCAAGTAGATGATTACAAAAACCCGAAGTTCTCTGGTTCAATTGATGCTTTCAGAAGAATTTCAGCTTCTGAGGGGATCAAGGGCCTTTATAAGGGTTTTGGTCCTGCGATGGCCCGAAGTGTTCCTGCCAATGCAGCTTGCTTCTTGGCTTATGAGATGACAAGATCAGCTCTGGGATGA
- the LOC100787332 gene encoding mitochondrial carnitine/acylcarnitine carrier-like protein isoform X2, with protein MGDVAKDLTAGTVGGAAQLIVGHPFDTIKVKLQSQPTPLPGQFPRYSGAIDAVKQTVAAEGPRGLYKGMGAPLATVAAFNAALFTVRGQMEALLMSHPGATLTINQQVVCGAGAGVAVSFLACPTELIKCRQVLRSEGGVKGLFKGLVPTMAREVPGNAAMFGVYEALKRLLAGGTDTSGLGRGSLMLSGGLAGAAFWLAVYPTDVVKSVIQVDDYKNPKFSGSIDAFRRISASEGIKGLYKGFGPAMARSVPANAACFLAYEMTRSALG; from the exons ATGGGAGATGTGGCAAAGGACCTAACAGCTGGGACTGTTGGAGGGGCAGCACAATTGATAGTTGGACACCCATTTGACACCATCAAGGTCAAGCTCCAAAGCCAGCCAACACCACTCCCCGGCCAGTTTCCCAGGTATTCTGGTGCAATTGATGCTGTCAAGCAGACAGTGGCAGCTGAAGGGCCAAGAGGTTTATACAAGGGTATGGGAGCCCCACTTGCCACAGTAGCTGCCTTCAATGCTGCCCTGTTTACAGTTAGGGGACAAATGGAAGCATTACTGATGTCACATCCTGGTGCTACCCTCACAATAAATCAGCAGGTTGTTTGTGGAGCTGGAGCTGGAGTTGCTGTTTCTTTCCTAGCTTGCCCAACTGAATTGATCAAATGCAG GCAAGTTCTCAGGTCAGAAGGGGGCGTAAAAGGTCTTTTCAAGGGCTTGGTTCCCACCATGGCACGTGAAGTACCTGGAAATGCTGCAATGTTTGGTGTATATGAAGCATTAAAGAGATTACTTGCCGGTGGCACTGATACCTCAGGACTGGGTAGAGGTTCTCTGATGCTTTCTGGAGGCTTGGCTGGAGCTGCTTTCTGGCTCGCAGTTTACCCAACTGATGTCGTTAAGAGTGTGATTCAAGTAGATGATTACAAAAACCCGAAGTTCTCTGGTTCAATTGATGCTTTCAGAAGAATTTCAGCTTCTGAGGGGATCAAGGGCCTTTATAAGGGTTTTGGTCCTGCGATGGCCCGAAGTGTTCCTGCCAATGCAGCTTGCTTCTTGGCTTATGAGATGACAAGATCAGCTCTGGGATGA
- the LOC102669690 gene encoding uncharacterized protein, with the protein MDDPKLPSHGSSISLIARLDHLEFIMKYLERKQRYGSNVPADKDKQSLDLSTKEAFFKGTLLDRVASLEHRLFKLYVEMDSSGSSLPLSHDSTQTSGESSSSQGSKREICYSFPTFNNLPNNGDKGLVPIKTPEISLEKCESEKQEIKNSCPPKQQVVKNRSKKNEKKCKVEKKRVSPVSWPHLKLLGC; encoded by the exons ATGGATGACCCCAAACTACCCTCTCATGGCTCCTCCATCTCTCTCATTGCTAGGCTGGACCATTTGGAGTTCATT ATGAAATActtagaaagaaaacaaagatatgGTAGCAATGTTCCGGCTGACAAAGACAAACAATCTTTGGATTTGTCCACGAAAGAGGCTTTCTTTAAAGGAacattgttggatcgagtggcctctcTTGAACACAGACTTTTTaag CTTTACGTAGAAATGGATTCGAGTGGCAGCTCTCTCCCTTTGTCCCATGATTCCACACAAACTTCTGGGGAGTCTTCGTCCAGCCAGGGTTCCAAGAGAGAAATATGTTACTCATTTCCAACTTTCAACAATCTCCCAAATAATGGAGATAAAGGATTAGTGCCTATTAAGACACCTGAAATATCCCtg GAAAAATGTGAGAGTgagaagcaagaaattaaaaactcGTGCCCTCCTAAGCAGCAGGTGGTGAAGAATAGATCcaagaagaatgaaaagaaatgcAAAGTTGAGAAGAAAAGGGTGTCTCCTGTTAGTTGGCCACATTTAAAACTACTAGGTTGCTGA
- the LOC100788576 gene encoding abscisic acid receptor PYR1, with amino-acid sequence MFREEFPRIPPHVPQNLVSKAPIASPTHTLSPSPSSLAFSLPAMEKAESSASTSEPDSDDNHHRHPTNHHLNPPSGLTPLEFASLVPSVAEHHSYLVGPGQCSSLLAQRVHAPPDAVWSFVRRFDKPQTYKHFIKSCAVKEPFHMAVGVTRDVNVISGLPAATSTERLDFLDDVRRVTGFSIIGGEHRLRNYRSVTTVHSFDDDNASADGKIYTVVLESYVVDVPDGNTEEDTRLFADTVVKLNLQKLASVTEGTNGDGDGKPHSR; translated from the coding sequence ATGTTTAGAGAGGAATTCCCGAGAATACCCCCGCACGTTCCTCAAAATCTCGTCTCGAAAGCGCCAATAGCGTCCCccacacacactctctctccctctccttccTCCCTCGCTTTCTCTCTCCCCGCGATGGAGAAAGCCGAGAGCTCCGCCTCCACATCAGAGCCAGACTCCGACGACAACCACCACCGCCACCCGACGAACCACCACCTCAACCCTCCCTCCGGCCTCACCCCGCTCGAGTTCGCCTCCCTCGTCCCCTCCGTCGCCGAGCACCACTCCTACCTCGTCGGCCCCGGCCAATGCTCCTCCCTCCTCGCCCAGCGCGTCCACGCGCCTCCAGACGCCGTCTGGTCCTTCGTCCGACGCTTCGACAAGCCCCAAACCTACAAGCACTTCATCAAGAGCTGCGCCGTCAAAGAGCCCTTCCACATGGCCGTCGGCGTCACTCGCGACGTCAATGTCATCTCCGGCCTCCCCGCAGCCACGAGTACCGAGCGCCTCGACTTCCTCGACGACGTCCGCCGCGTCACCGGCTTCAGCATCATCGGTGGCGAACACCGCCTCCGTAACTACCGCTCCGTCACCACCGTCCACTCCTTCGACGACGACAACGCCTCCGCCGACGGCAAGATCTACACCGTCGTCCTCGAATCCTACGTTGTCGACGTCCCCGACGGCAACACCGAAGAGGACACGCGTCTCTTCGCCGACACCGTCGTCAAGCTCAACCTCCAGAAGCTCGCGTCCGTCACCGAAGGAACCAACGGCGACGGTGACGGTAAGCCACACTCGCGGTGA
- the LOC100789109 gene encoding uncharacterized protein isoform X1, translated as MIFWIPSLADLIAADASRILKMENNQSAAGTQDSSMMKSVDQRARSKGRNDIMTQRLKNRERQRRYRARKRLEAETKKSFVVEETPAVQVELQPNRNPNNNFVTRIYCKRDWKKDARRAHILKHQQMNGFIDRPAITSVPEVTCLAIGNKSETVPEREIQSGSSGVASTDAPRVVLGRRDWKAEARRKKN; from the coding sequence ATGATTTTCTGGATTCCATCCCTTGCTGACTTGATTGCTGCAGATGCTAGCCGTATTCTAAAAATGGAAAACAATCAAAGTGCTGCAGGAACACAAGATAGTTCTATGATGAAGTCTGTTGATCAAAGAGCACGATCAAAAGGGCGCAATGACATAATGACTCAACGTCTGAAGAATCGAGAGAGACAACGAAGATATAGGGCACGTAAGCGTCTAGAAGCCGAAACAAAGAAGTCATTTGTTGTGGAAGAGACACCAGCTGTGCAAGTTGAACTACAACCAAACAGGAACCCCAACAACAACTTCGTGACCCGTATCTATTGTAAACGAGATTGGAAAAAGGACGCAAGACGGGCCCATATTTTAAAGCATCAACAAATGAATGGATTCATTGATCGTCCAGCCATAACTAGTGTACCTGAGGTGACATGCTTAGCCATTGGAAACAAGTCAGAAACAGTGCCAGAGAGGGAAATTCAGTCTGGATCTTCTGGTGTTGCTAGTACTGATGCTCCTAGAGTGGTGCTGGGTCGAAGAGATTGGAAAGCAGAAgctagaagaaagaaaaactag
- the LOC100789109 gene encoding uncharacterized protein LOC100789109, translating into MENNQSAAGTQDSSMMKSVDQRARSKGRNDIMTQRLKNRERQRRYRARKRLEAETKKSFVVEETPAVQVELQPNRNPNNNFVTRIYCKRDWKKDARRAHILKHQQMNGFIDRPAITSVPEVTCLAIGNKSETVPEREIQSGSSGVASTDAPRVVLGRRDWKAEARRKKN; encoded by the coding sequence ATGGAAAACAATCAAAGTGCTGCAGGAACACAAGATAGTTCTATGATGAAGTCTGTTGATCAAAGAGCACGATCAAAAGGGCGCAATGACATAATGACTCAACGTCTGAAGAATCGAGAGAGACAACGAAGATATAGGGCACGTAAGCGTCTAGAAGCCGAAACAAAGAAGTCATTTGTTGTGGAAGAGACACCAGCTGTGCAAGTTGAACTACAACCAAACAGGAACCCCAACAACAACTTCGTGACCCGTATCTATTGTAAACGAGATTGGAAAAAGGACGCAAGACGGGCCCATATTTTAAAGCATCAACAAATGAATGGATTCATTGATCGTCCAGCCATAACTAGTGTACCTGAGGTGACATGCTTAGCCATTGGAAACAAGTCAGAAACAGTGCCAGAGAGGGAAATTCAGTCTGGATCTTCTGGTGTTGCTAGTACTGATGCTCCTAGAGTGGTGCTGGGTCGAAGAGATTGGAAAGCAGAAgctagaagaaagaaaaactag
- the LOC100789109 gene encoding uncharacterized protein isoform X2 has protein sequence MMKSVDQRARSKGRNDIMTQRLKNRERQRRYRARKRLEAETKKSFVVEETPAVQVELQPNRNPNNNFVTRIYCKRDWKKDARRAHILKHQQMNGFIDRPAITSVPEVTCLAIGNKSETVPEREIQSGSSGVASTDAPRVVLGRRDWKAEARRKKN, from the coding sequence ATGATGAAGTCTGTTGATCAAAGAGCACGATCAAAAGGGCGCAATGACATAATGACTCAACGTCTGAAGAATCGAGAGAGACAACGAAGATATAGGGCACGTAAGCGTCTAGAAGCCGAAACAAAGAAGTCATTTGTTGTGGAAGAGACACCAGCTGTGCAAGTTGAACTACAACCAAACAGGAACCCCAACAACAACTTCGTGACCCGTATCTATTGTAAACGAGATTGGAAAAAGGACGCAAGACGGGCCCATATTTTAAAGCATCAACAAATGAATGGATTCATTGATCGTCCAGCCATAACTAGTGTACCTGAGGTGACATGCTTAGCCATTGGAAACAAGTCAGAAACAGTGCCAGAGAGGGAAATTCAGTCTGGATCTTCTGGTGTTGCTAGTACTGATGCTCCTAGAGTGGTGCTGGGTCGAAGAGATTGGAAAGCAGAAgctagaagaaagaaaaactag
- the LOC100789633 gene encoding uncharacterized protein LOC100789633 encodes MSLNCLTCSQLLQRTDSYGELFVEKEYTKICKQVNRSWSSNMSSSTTKCELPKGGAVAKVKADHRRNYSTGDVPYPSGSAGPKLVRSSGMRRNWSFEDVAETQDQGVSCH; translated from the coding sequence ATGAGTCTCAATTGCCTCACATGCAGCCAGCTTCTTCAAAGGACAGACTCCTATGGCGAGTTATTTGTGGAAAAGGAATACACGAAAATATGCAAACAGGTTAATAGAAGCTGGTCAAGTAACATGTCATCATCAACAACCAAATGTGAGCTACCAAAAGGTGGGGCGGTGGCCAAGGTTAAGGCTGACCATCGCCGCAATTATAGCACCGGAGACGTTCCTTATCCTTCCGGCAGCGCAGGACCAAAGTTGGTGCGCAGCAGTGGAATGAGAAGAAACTGGAGTTTTGAGGATGTTGCTGAAACGCAAGATCAGGGTGTAAGTTGCCACTGA